A window from Solanum stenotomum isolate F172 chromosome 5, ASM1918654v1, whole genome shotgun sequence encodes these proteins:
- the LOC125865265 gene encoding uncharacterized protein LOC125865265 has translation MNFYVNRKLKRRRNGSDSIEEILLRWRNFNPEVDSNNEQVKKKRKSPGSGSNKGCMPGKGGPENSGCKYRGVRQRTWGKWVAEIREPVYKSKGKRLWLGTYSTACDAAIAYDEAAKVMYGSNAILNFPNCCDTSSNGNITRTSSLESSGQSSVDHEDLVVHAEKIEIESDLKTSDTPDDDDGGGVVNTDLSYDYANHGSPACSWTEEELEVITEENSEIELTNLEGDSRFFPKSQKSCVKVETPVMEEETDKDELVHNDVSNTTDVKPTVMFNKDDFSRADEICNSNDQIVLQDMDFRSSENLNEDVSTRLEYMEHFLMEDNCSMEATNISDIFSLTENHDEAFDFQRFLEESFDFKPMVVPQESAELNYAKNEKQFDCKYAYNQQIDLQNSETNSEIRLDRIISNQADWKDQNLRAFGLDDFGASNSWQPEDNIEDLSMLNFDFDISSYIKDIN, from the coding sequence ATGAATTTTTATGTTAACAGGAAACTGAAAAGAAGGCGTAATGGATCTGATTCGATAGAAGAGATTTTATTAAGATGGAGAAATTTTAATCCGGAGGTTGATTCGAACAATGAacaagtgaagaagaagagaaaatctCCGGGCAGTGGAtcaaacaaaggttgtatgccaGGCAAAGGCGGTCCTGAGAATTCGGGTTGTAAATACAGAGGAGTAAGGCAGAGGACTTGGGGTAAATGGGTGGCTGAAATTCGCGAGCCTGTGTATAAGAGCAAAGGAAAGCGACTTTGGCTTGGTACTTACTCGACTGCTTGTGACGCTGCTATTGCTTATGATGAAGCTGCTAAGGTTATGTATGGATCCAATGCCATACTTAATTTCCCTAATTGTTGTGACACGTCGAGTAATGGTAACATTACTCGAACATCTTCACTTGAATCGAGTGGTCAATCGTCTGTTGATCATGAAGATTTAGTTGTTCATGCAGAGAAGATTGAAATTGAATCGGATTTGAAAACATCAGATACACCAGACGATGATGATGGTGGTGGTGTTGTAAATACAGATTTaagttatgattatgctaatcATGGTTCACCTGCTTGTTCCTGGACTGAAGAGGAATTGGAAGTAATCACGGAGGAGAACTCCGAGATAGAACTAACCAATTTGGAGGGCGATTCGAGATTTTTTCCTAAATCTCAAAAATCTTGTGTTAAAGTTGAGACACCTGTAATGGAAGAAGAAACTGACAAGGATGAATTAGTACATAACGATGTCTCAAACACAACAGACGTGAAGCCAACCGTCATGTTTAACAAAGATGACTTCTCGAGGGCTGATGAAATTTGTAACTCCAATGATCAAATTGTGCTACAAGACATGGATTTTAGGTCTTCTGAAAACCTGAATGAAGATGTTAGTACGCGTCTAGAATACATGGAGCATTTTCTAATGGAAGATAATTGTTCAATGGAAGCGACAAATATATCAGACATATTTTCTTTGACAGAGAACCATGATGAAGCTTTCGATTTTCAGAGGTTTTTAGAAGAATCATTTGATTTCAAGCCAATGGTAGTACCTCAAGAGTCTGCTGAGCTAAACTATGCGAAGAATGAGAAGCAATTTGATTGTAAATATGCATACAACCAGCAAATCGACCTCCAGAACTCAGAGACAAATTCCGAGATTCGACTAGATAGAATAATAAGCAACCAGGCTGATTGGAAGGACCAAAACTTGCGTGCTTTCGGATTAGATGACTTTGGAGCAAGCAATAGTTGGCAACCAGAGGATAATATCGAAGATTTGTCTATGCTCAACTTTGATTTTGATATATCATCCTATATTAAGGATATTAATTAG
- the LOC125866114 gene encoding PRA1 family protein B4-like — MATASPTPVLPISNPQTTTTTVAAATTDTQQTITGVGPTPALRSFINRISETVQGGLSNRRPWAELVDRSAFAKPESVSDATLRIRKNYSYFRTNYLSLLAVVLAFSLITNPFSLIFLTGLLAAWLFLYLFRPSDPPLVLFGRQFSERETLGVLIVSSVVVIFLTSVGSVLVSALMIGLAIVCTHAAFRVPEDLFLDDQESPATGFLSFLAGAAPTSGPAAVSARV; from the coding sequence ATGGCAACCGCTTCACCAACACCAGTTCTACCAATTTCCAACCCCCAAACCACCACCACTACCGTCGCCGCCGCCACCACCGATACCCAACAAACCATTACCGGTGTGGGTCCTACCCCTGCTCTCCGTTCATTCATCAACCGCATCTCCGAAACGGTCCAAGGTGGTCTCTCCAATCGCCGTCCATGGGCTGAACTCGTTGATCGTTCCGCCTTCGCTAAACCCGAATCTGTTTCCGACGCTACCCTCCGTATCCGTAAAAACTACTCCTATTTCCGTACCAATTACCTTTCTCTCCTCGCCGTTGTCCTCGCTTTCAGTCTCATTACAAACCCATTTTCCCTCATTTTTCTTACCGGTCTCCTCGCTGCTTGGCTTTTTCTTTACCTTTTCCGTCCATCAGATCCGCCTTTGGTTCTATTTGGTCGGCAGTTTTCTGAACGGGAAACGCTTGGGGTTCTCATCGTTTCCTCcgttgttgttatttttctcaCCAGCGTTGGATCTGTTCTTGTTTCTGCTTTGATGATTGGTCTCGCAATTGTGTGTACACATGCTGCTTTTAGGGTTCCTGAGGATCTTTTCCTTGACGATCAGGAGTCTCCGGCAACTGGGTTTCTCTCTTTCTTGGCCGGCGCCGCCCCTACTTCCGGCCCCGCTGCTGTTTCCGCTAGGGTTTGA